A genomic region of Desulfomicrobium escambiense DSM 10707 contains the following coding sequences:
- a CDS encoding redox-sensing transcriptional repressor Rex: protein MTRSKQRPRVDRKNLIIRRLSTYLRTLDHLQAKGVGVVSSRDFEKIEGVTQSLVRRDLAEFGTFGVRGVGYHVSELRDQLAHVLGLDRRRNVVLIGAGGFGSVLIHSESFTKRNLEVVQIFDQDPAHTGGSIEGIPVHDMAALEQELDADRIDLAIVAVAPPAVQGVIDRLGRLGVRGALYFASRAVTAPENMVVLNMDITVELGLLTYLLG from the coding sequence ATGACCCGTTCCAAGCAGCGCCCCAGGGTGGACAGGAAGAACCTGATCATCCGCCGCCTTTCCACATATCTGCGCACCCTCGACCATCTTCAGGCCAAGGGGGTCGGGGTCGTGTCGTCCAGGGATTTCGAGAAGATCGAAGGGGTGACCCAGAGCCTCGTCCGTCGCGATCTCGCGGAGTTCGGCACCTTCGGGGTCAGGGGGGTGGGCTACCATGTGTCCGAGCTCCGCGACCAGCTCGCCCATGTTCTCGGGCTGGACCGCCGCCGCAACGTCGTCCTGATCGGGGCGGGGGGGTTCGGCAGCGTGCTGATCCATTCGGAATCGTTCACGAAGCGCAACCTCGAAGTCGTGCAGATCTTCGATCAGGACCCGGCGCATACCGGCGGGTCCATCGAGGGCATCCCGGTCCACGACATGGCCGCCCTCGAACAGGAACTCGATGCCGACAGGATCGACCTGGCCATCGTCGCCGTCGCGCCGCCCGCGGTTCAGGGCGTCATCGACAGGCTCGGCAGGCTCGGCGTGCGGGGAGCCCTTTATTTCGCCTCGCGCGCCGTGACGGCGCCGGAGAACATGGTGGTCCTGAACATGGACATAACGGTTGAACTCGGATTGCTGACATACCTGCTGGGCTGA
- a CDS encoding cation-translocating P-type ATPase, whose protein sequence is MPHCATFSPALPCDQPDSSPCSPFSRTGRQPCAGPVRHGFMTDSPEDGRRLWHALDTAEVLSQLAAESSGLSGAEASARLAAHGPNEIAQASAASPMRILLGQFKSLIVWVLVCAAVVSGIMGEGVDALAILTIVVLNAVIGFWQELSAAKSIAALRRMAAPQAKVLRDGHVAVVAAAHVVPGDVLTLEAGDLVAADARLLAATSLSCVESALTGESVPARKDAGFCGACGTPLGDRANMVFLGTSVATGTARAVVTATGMDTELGRIAGLIETSEEETPLQKKLDAFGRVLIWATLGIVAVLFVLGSMRGIPRMELFLGAVSLAVAAVPEGLPAVVTVALALGVSRMARRRALVRSLPAVETLGATTVICTDKTGTLTSGEMTVRALHVCGWDFDVAGDGYSPEGEVRVDGRVPDARQMQALGALASVLAGCNNAHLVDEDGAWRVVGDPTEGAMLAAAAKAGADPGRVEADMPRVLEIPFDSDRKLSTIVRRLPDGAMRAFVNGAPDVLLARCAHILTPGGVRPLTEEDRRVLLDRNGRMARGALRVLGSAWRDIAGEDLPAAGAGGGSGFAPGPPDSSAPGASGPGAYCSDPSVLEQGLTFIGFAGMHDPPRREARDAVATCRSAGIRVVMITGDHPHTAAAIARDLGISDTGAAVSGTELDAMSDGELARSVTGIDVFARVTAEHKLRVIRAWRSLGAVVAMTGDGVNDAPAVKGADIGIAMGRSGTEVTRQASDMIITDDNFATIVAAVEEGRGIFDNIRKTLQYLLAGNTGELLLMAVCIVIGLPVPLLPIHLLWINLVTDGLPALCLATDPIDPAVMARRPRPRSESITDGGFFGGMLLTGVLTASVAFAAYLLALKADGFETARSWAFTVLVFAELLRSFGARSATRPIWGMASRANVSLLLVVGLTLALQVLSQHNADMGGFLKTVPIDWPDGLLLFALGAVPLLVLEMTKAARRTRGPMR, encoded by the coding sequence ATGCCGCATTGCGCAACGTTCAGTCCGGCGCTACCGTGCGATCAACCTGATTCGAGCCCATGTTCACCTTTTTCACGGACCGGCCGGCAGCCTTGCGCAGGTCCGGTGAGGCACGGATTCATGACGGATTCCCCGGAAGATGGGCGCCGGCTCTGGCACGCCCTGGATACCGCAGAAGTTTTGTCGCAGCTTGCCGCTGAGAGCTCCGGACTTTCCGGCGCGGAAGCGTCCGCGCGGTTGGCCGCGCACGGCCCCAATGAAATCGCCCAGGCGTCCGCCGCGAGTCCCATGCGGATCCTGCTGGGCCAGTTCAAGAGTCTCATCGTCTGGGTGCTCGTCTGCGCCGCGGTCGTGTCCGGGATCATGGGCGAAGGCGTGGACGCCCTGGCCATCCTGACCATCGTCGTGCTCAACGCCGTCATCGGCTTCTGGCAGGAACTGAGCGCCGCCAAATCCATCGCGGCCCTGCGGCGCATGGCCGCGCCCCAGGCCAAGGTCCTGCGCGACGGCCACGTGGCCGTCGTCGCGGCCGCGCATGTGGTGCCGGGCGACGTTCTCACGCTCGAAGCCGGCGACCTGGTAGCTGCCGACGCCCGGTTGCTGGCGGCAACGTCCCTGTCCTGCGTGGAGTCGGCCCTGACCGGAGAGTCCGTGCCCGCGAGAAAGGACGCGGGATTCTGCGGCGCGTGCGGCACGCCCCTCGGAGATCGGGCGAACATGGTCTTCCTGGGCACGAGCGTGGCTACGGGCACGGCCAGGGCCGTGGTCACGGCCACGGGCATGGACACTGAGCTCGGCCGCATCGCAGGCCTCATCGAGACGAGTGAGGAGGAAACCCCGCTGCAGAAGAAGCTCGACGCCTTCGGCCGCGTCCTGATCTGGGCGACCCTGGGCATTGTCGCGGTTCTTTTTGTCCTGGGCAGCATGCGCGGCATCCCCCGCATGGAACTTTTCCTGGGCGCCGTGAGCCTTGCAGTGGCGGCCGTGCCCGAGGGGCTGCCGGCCGTGGTCACTGTCGCCCTGGCGCTGGGCGTGTCGCGCATGGCCCGCCGCAGGGCGCTGGTGCGCAGCCTGCCTGCCGTGGAGACCCTGGGCGCCACCACGGTCATCTGTACGGACAAGACCGGGACGCTGACATCCGGAGAAATGACCGTGCGGGCCCTGCATGTTTGCGGATGGGATTTCGATGTCGCGGGAGACGGCTACAGTCCGGAGGGCGAGGTCCGCGTCGACGGGCGGGTGCCGGATGCCCGGCAGATGCAAGCCCTCGGGGCGCTGGCTTCGGTGCTCGCGGGGTGCAACAATGCTCATCTGGTCGACGAGGACGGAGCGTGGCGCGTTGTGGGCGATCCCACCGAGGGCGCCATGCTGGCCGCCGCCGCCAAGGCCGGAGCCGATCCCGGACGCGTCGAGGCAGACATGCCCCGCGTGCTGGAAATTCCCTTCGATTCCGACCGCAAGCTCAGCACCATCGTCCGCCGCCTCCCGGACGGCGCGATGCGGGCCTTCGTCAACGGCGCCCCCGATGTGCTCCTCGCGCGCTGCGCACACATCCTCACCCCTGGGGGAGTGCGTCCGTTGACCGAGGAAGACCGGCGCGTTCTCCTCGATCGCAACGGCCGCATGGCCCGCGGCGCCCTGCGCGTCCTGGGCTCGGCCTGGCGCGACATAGCCGGGGAAGACCTGCCCGCGGCAGGGGCGGGCGGCGGCTCGGGCTTCGCTCCGGGGCCTCCCGACTCTTCCGCTCCCGGCGCGTCCGGCCCCGGAGCGTACTGTTCCGACCCGTCCGTCCTGGAGCAGGGCCTGACCTTCATCGGTTTCGCCGGCATGCACGACCCGCCGCGCCGGGAGGCCAGAGACGCCGTGGCCACCTGCCGTTCGGCGGGCATCCGCGTGGTCATGATCACCGGCGATCACCCGCACACGGCAGCGGCCATCGCCCGCGACCTGGGCATCTCGGACACCGGGGCGGCGGTATCGGGCACCGAGCTGGACGCCATGAGCGACGGGGAGCTGGCCAGGAGCGTGACCGGCATCGACGTCTTCGCCCGCGTCACGGCCGAGCACAAGCTGCGCGTCATCCGCGCCTGGCGGTCGCTCGGGGCCGTGGTGGCCATGACCGGCGACGGCGTCAACGACGCCCCGGCCGTCAAGGGCGCTGACATCGGCATCGCCATGGGGCGCAGCGGGACGGAGGTCACGCGGCAGGCCTCGGACATGATCATCACCGACGACAATTTCGCGACCATCGTGGCCGCCGTGGAGGAGGGCAGAGGCATTTTCGACAACATCCGCAAAACCCTGCAGTACCTCCTGGCCGGCAACACCGGCGAACTGCTGCTCATGGCGGTCTGCATCGTCATCGGCCTGCCCGTGCCGCTGCTGCCCATTCACCTGCTGTGGATCAACCTCGTCACCGACGGCCTCCCCGCCCTCTGCCTGGCCACGGACCCCATCGACCCCGCGGTCATGGCCCGCCGGCCGCGTCCGCGCAGCGAGTCCATCACGGACGGCGGTTTCTTCGGGGGCATGCTCCTGACGGGGGTCCTGACGGCTTCGGTGGCCTTTGCGGCCTATCTCCTGGCCCTGAAGGCCGACGGCTTCGAGACGGCCCGCTCCTGGGCCTTCACGGTGCTGGTCTTCGCGGAACTGCTGCGTTCCTTCGGCGCGCGCAGCGCAACCAGGCCCATCTGGGGCATGGCCTCGCGGGCCAACGTGAGCCTCCTGCTGGTGGTGGGGTTGACTCTGGCGCTGCAGGTCCTGAGCCAGCACAACGCGGACATGGGCGGTTTCCTCAAGACCGTGCCCATCGACTGGCCGGATGGGTTGCTGCTCTTCGCGCTGGGGGCCGTTCCCCTGCTGGTACTTGAAATGACGAAGGCCGCGCGCCGCACCCGGGGGCCGATGCGATGA
- a CDS encoding glycosyl hydrolase 108 family protein, translating into MRNSAAGSAGGIFEGALEFVFAGGASCVDNLENRTGGEVFMGISRAANPEWHGWVVLDHGRRDFFPGDNGPDARWAFEECAGLHGLVRAFYLHNYWEAVFADTMPAPLAVALFDSAVVHGRNRALRFLQEAVNNLYGFSRVEVDGIFRRDSRRALEAILSRHEWYLQTIVAEVLRIRQGYCDLVACGDRQAMAVCRKRVRGLQRLTECCREDGVFIIPPEAFGLGLAC; encoded by the coding sequence ATGAGAAACAGTGCCGCGGGTTCGGCAGGCGGGATATTCGAAGGGGCCCTCGAATTCGTCTTTGCAGGCGGGGCGTCGTGCGTCGACAACCTTGAGAACAGGACTGGCGGGGAGGTTTTCATGGGCATCAGCCGGGCCGCCAATCCCGAATGGCACGGCTGGGTCGTTCTCGATCATGGCCGCCGCGACTTCTTTCCGGGCGACAACGGGCCCGACGCCAGGTGGGCCTTCGAAGAGTGCGCAGGATTGCACGGCCTGGTGCGTGCGTTCTACCTGCACAATTACTGGGAGGCCGTTTTCGCGGACACGATGCCCGCACCCCTCGCTGTCGCGCTCTTCGACAGCGCCGTGGTGCATGGCCGGAACAGGGCCCTGCGGTTTCTCCAGGAGGCCGTGAACAACCTGTACGGTTTCAGCAGGGTGGAGGTCGACGGCATCTTCAGACGTGATTCCCGCCGAGCGCTCGAAGCGATCCTCTCCCGTCACGAATGGTACCTGCAGACCATCGTGGCAGAGGTGTTGCGCATCAGGCAGGGATACTGCGATTTGGTCGCTTGCGGCGACAGGCAGGCCATGGCCGTCTGCAGGAAACGCGTCCGTGGTCTGCAGCGCTTGACCGAATGCTGTCGGGAGGACGGCGTGTTCATCATTCCCCCCGAGGCGTTCGGCCTTGGCCTGGCCTGCTGA
- a CDS encoding KamA family radical SAM protein has protein sequence MSVTKYAAEEPPETSQELAEPPSLSTPHAFQGQELAFWARHRNFLATHFPGATQKDWDSWRWQLKNRITSPQRMAAILGVPAPLGFDRAGAFPAAVTPYYLLTASQSPALTRCILPDARERDIRPFEMPDPLGEDGHSPVPGIVHRYPDRVLFLVTEFCSTYCRYCTRSRLVGKSGHRSDMSSWQLALDYIRAHPEVRDVLLSGGDPLTLPDMKIEWLLSQLRRIPHVEIVRIGTKVPAVLPQRITSALVRMLRRYHPLLMSLHFAHPDEITPETAAACNRLADGGIPLGSQTVLLAGVNDDVETMKRLMHGLIRNRVRPYYLYQCDPIPGSTHFRTPVEKGLSIIQGLRGHTSGYCIPTYVIDAPGGGGKVPLQPQYAFDREGRDVMLRNYEGRVFRYPDTAGREG, from the coding sequence ATGAGCGTGACCAAATACGCCGCAGAAGAGCCTCCCGAAACCAGCCAGGAACTGGCCGAGCCTCCCTCTCTATCGACCCCGCATGCCTTCCAGGGCCAGGAGCTCGCCTTCTGGGCCAGACACAGAAATTTTCTCGCCACCCATTTTCCCGGCGCCACACAGAAGGACTGGGACAGCTGGCGGTGGCAGCTCAAGAACCGCATCACCTCGCCGCAGCGCATGGCCGCCATCCTCGGCGTGCCCGCGCCGCTGGGCTTTGACCGCGCCGGGGCGTTTCCCGCGGCCGTGACGCCGTACTATCTGCTGACGGCCTCGCAGAGCCCGGCCCTGACGCGTTGCATCCTGCCCGACGCGCGGGAAAGGGACATCCGCCCCTTCGAGATGCCCGACCCCCTGGGCGAGGACGGACACAGCCCCGTGCCGGGCATCGTACACCGCTACCCGGACCGCGTCCTCTTCCTGGTCACGGAGTTCTGCTCGACCTACTGCCGCTACTGCACCCGCTCCCGCCTGGTGGGCAAAAGTGGGCACCGTTCGGACATGAGCTCCTGGCAGCTGGCATTGGACTACATCCGCGCACATCCCGAGGTCCGCGACGTGCTCCTCTCCGGCGGCGACCCCCTGACCCTTCCGGACATGAAGATCGAGTGGCTGCTGTCCCAGCTGCGCCGCATCCCCCACGTGGAGATCGTGCGCATCGGCACCAAGGTCCCGGCCGTGCTGCCCCAGCGCATCACGTCCGCCCTGGTGCGCATGCTGCGCCGCTACCACCCGCTGCTCATGAGCCTGCATTTCGCGCACCCCGACGAGATCACCCCCGAAACCGCGGCGGCCTGCAACCGCCTGGCCGACGGCGGTATCCCCCTGGGCAGCCAGACCGTGCTCCTGGCCGGGGTGAACGACGACGTGGAAACCATGAAGCGCCTGATGCACGGTCTCATCCGCAATCGCGTGCGGCCCTACTACCTCTACCAGTGCGACCCCATCCCGGGCTCGACCCACTTCCGCACGCCCGTCGAGAAAGGGTTGTCCATCATCCAGGGCCTGCGCGGGCACACCTCGGGCTACTGCATCCCGACCTACGTCATCGACGCCCCCGGCGGCGGCGGCAAGGTGCCCCTCCAGCCGCAGTACGCCTTTGACCGGGAAGGACGGGACGTCATGCTCCGTAACTACGAAGGCCGGGTTTTCCGGTATCCCGACACTGCGGGACGGGAGGGTTGA
- a CDS encoding D-alanine--D-alanine ligase family protein gives MRIGMTYDLKDEYLAAGFTADEVAELDSPVTVEAIARALVSQGHAVERIGSIGSLVRALAEGRRWDLVFNIAEGMHGLGREAQVPALLDAWGIPYTFSGPELLALTLHKGWTNAVVHAHGVPTADFWIVNDPGTVEEIDLPFPLFVKPVAEGSSKGISARSLVRSRKELREICAHVLSTYRQPALVETYLPGREFTVGLLGSGRAARVLGVMEVLSTEDGDRSAYTYANKQEWRNRVRYDVVGDDKALQAADVALAAWQALGCLDAGRVDVRLDAQGRARFIEVNPLAGLNPESSDLPILCHKIGLEYDMLIAQIVESAAQRAKARGMGAAA, from the coding sequence ATGCGCATCGGCATGACCTACGATCTTAAGGACGAATACCTGGCCGCGGGCTTCACGGCCGACGAGGTGGCGGAGCTGGACAGCCCCGTCACCGTGGAGGCCATCGCCAGAGCCCTGGTCTCCCAGGGACACGCGGTGGAACGCATCGGCAGCATCGGGAGCCTGGTCCGGGCCCTGGCCGAAGGCCGCCGCTGGGACCTCGTCTTCAACATCGCCGAGGGCATGCACGGCCTGGGGCGCGAGGCCCAGGTCCCGGCCCTGCTCGATGCATGGGGCATCCCCTACACCTTCTCGGGGCCCGAGCTCCTGGCCCTGACCCTGCACAAGGGCTGGACCAACGCCGTGGTCCACGCCCACGGCGTGCCCACGGCCGATTTCTGGATCGTGAATGATCCGGGGACCGTGGAGGAGATCGACCTGCCCTTCCCCCTCTTCGTCAAGCCCGTGGCCGAAGGGTCGAGCAAGGGCATCAGCGCCAGATCCCTGGTGCGCTCCCGCAAGGAGCTGCGCGAAATCTGCGCCCACGTGCTCTCGACCTACCGCCAGCCCGCCCTGGTCGAAACCTATCTGCCGGGCCGGGAGTTCACGGTGGGGCTTCTGGGCAGCGGGCGGGCCGCACGGGTGCTGGGCGTCATGGAGGTTTTGTCCACCGAAGACGGCGACCGCAGCGCCTACACCTACGCCAACAAGCAGGAGTGGCGCAACCGCGTCCGCTACGATGTGGTCGGCGACGACAAGGCCCTGCAGGCCGCCGACGTGGCCCTGGCCGCCTGGCAGGCCCTGGGCTGCCTGGACGCGGGCCGGGTGGACGTGCGCCTGGACGCCCAGGGGAGGGCCCGCTTCATCGAGGTCAACCCCCTGGCCGGCCTGAACCCCGAAAGCTCGGACCTGCCCATCCTCTGCCACAAGATCGGCCTGGAATACGACATGCTCATCGCCCAGATCGTCGAGTCGGCGGCCCAGCGGGCCAAGGCACGGGGCATGGGTGCCGCCGCATGA
- a CDS encoding GNAT family N-acetyltransferase, producing MSEWIFRDTVAQADRRAVRDIVRSTGFFSAEEIDVAEELVCEHLQKGPASGYLFVFVQSPEGQVTGYACYGPVPCTARAFDLYWIAVHADGRGRGLGKALMHEVERRLRASGGGKLIAETSSRDQYAPTQAFYRSCGFIEEARIRDYYAPGEDILYFTKSLG from the coding sequence ATGTCTGAATGGATATTCCGCGACACGGTGGCCCAGGCCGACAGACGGGCCGTCCGCGACATCGTCCGGTCCACCGGCTTCTTTTCGGCCGAGGAGATCGACGTGGCCGAGGAACTGGTCTGCGAACACCTGCAGAAAGGCCCTGCCAGCGGCTATCTCTTCGTCTTCGTCCAGTCTCCCGAAGGACAGGTGACGGGCTACGCCTGCTACGGGCCAGTGCCTTGCACGGCTCGCGCCTTCGACCTCTACTGGATCGCGGTCCATGCCGACGGCAGAGGACGCGGACTCGGCAAGGCCCTGATGCACGAGGTCGAAAGACGGCTGCGCGCCTCGGGCGGCGGCAAGCTCATCGCCGAGACGTCGTCGCGCGATCAATACGCCCCGACCCAGGCGTTCTACCGTTCCTGCGGCTTCATCGAAGAGGCCCGCATCCGCGACTATTACGCCCCGGGCGAAGATATCCTTTATTTTACCAAGTCACTCGGATAG
- a CDS encoding DUF262 domain-containing protein: protein MSLKTVEQIIHSVEKEDFLLPDFQRGYVWKSGQVEKYFKSLYKKYPTGSLIMWSAPKQYIKKEFNLNNESNLILDGQQRVTTLYLTLTGKRPHWILSNNEVPKLYFDLETEEFKIIKKYDKIKHRQMLCIREIYNNDVDTIIESSHDPDLFSLYPDKIIRLKEILNYKYYISIVDEPDVREVVDMFNSLNSEGTRLSETDLAMAIMVITWPSAKSEIARLVDKYKAIDFEFDKEFIVRCLNIIACEKAKYTELKNTSSSKLEQALKNLEKALDYISGIWRQIAFVANTSLFSSTHSFMLAAYYLVKNNNKFQTERQRNQCIFYTLVAMLWGRYSGATEATLEKDVRIIRERNSFDQIIKEIAQQRGNRIYPTLDDIKEKGLTTTISKIIKLSILANQPHDWFDPSLPLVSKVGLNTYSIETHHVFSRKLLSRIIPTNIGTSVATLSNQVGNIAYITSLTNKSISDAGPSLYLPEVSEEELNKQYIPTDKNLWSPDFESYSKFIVSRNKLIQDGVTKFLSSFYPDFAAETETDNSSTFLKIQNFEYKIRKIISKIYLKTDFTLKKFFSEQIYDKVILRINLLKKKNPSNDFDINNIEFLVKNLEMTDYLRIITSDHNWPFFSKVFMDPKTFRERFSKINDLRNRLAHHNDLDLILLKDGEVSFLWFDAIFDKFNNSKEILNIQITAKDNNFNNEILKTLLSSKYTDLKKELIALDDKISFPLQVNQLAFAFSPAQWGMSSKDIAPIIFSITLDNTNSEKQIVFAIEFTGVFKTQYRETFFNDLKTLPEFSDISFFEFEPSKSWKNNWIIKKTYSIDNFSEKIPQDYIELNTLIYDIGKIIRRYSTLKHFNSEISFF from the coding sequence ATGTCGTTAAAAACAGTTGAGCAAATAATTCACTCCGTGGAAAAAGAAGACTTTTTATTACCTGACTTTCAAAGAGGCTATGTTTGGAAATCAGGACAAGTAGAAAAATACTTTAAGTCACTATACAAAAAATATCCGACTGGATCATTGATAATGTGGAGTGCGCCTAAGCAATACATTAAAAAAGAATTTAATTTAAACAATGAATCGAATCTGATTCTTGATGGACAACAAAGGGTCACAACGCTGTATTTAACACTAACAGGAAAACGACCACATTGGATCTTATCAAACAACGAAGTTCCAAAATTATATTTTGACTTAGAAACTGAAGAATTTAAAATTATAAAAAAATATGATAAAATTAAGCATAGACAAATGCTTTGCATCAGAGAAATTTACAACAATGACGTTGACACAATTATAGAATCCTCTCACGACCCCGATCTTTTTAGCTTATACCCAGACAAAATAATTAGACTTAAAGAAATCTTAAATTATAAATATTACATATCCATTGTAGACGAACCTGATGTTCGAGAAGTAGTGGACATGTTTAACTCATTAAATTCAGAAGGAACACGGTTATCAGAGACAGATTTAGCCATGGCTATTATGGTAATCACATGGCCAAGTGCAAAAAGCGAAATTGCTCGACTTGTCGACAAATATAAAGCTATTGATTTTGAATTTGACAAAGAGTTTATAGTAAGATGCCTTAACATCATTGCCTGTGAAAAAGCGAAATATACTGAACTTAAAAATACAAGCTCATCAAAATTAGAACAGGCATTGAAAAATCTTGAAAAAGCTCTCGATTACATTTCAGGAATATGGAGACAAATAGCTTTTGTAGCTAATACAAGTCTATTTTCTTCGACACATTCATTCATGCTAGCCGCATATTATTTAGTTAAAAATAACAATAAATTTCAGACTGAAAGACAAAGAAATCAATGCATATTTTACACACTTGTTGCGATGCTATGGGGACGCTACTCTGGAGCAACAGAAGCTACCCTCGAGAAAGACGTAAGAATTATAAGAGAAAGAAACTCATTTGACCAAATTATAAAAGAAATTGCACAGCAAAGAGGAAATAGAATATACCCAACATTAGATGACATTAAAGAAAAAGGATTAACAACCACAATTTCCAAGATCATAAAATTATCAATTCTTGCAAATCAACCACATGACTGGTTTGACCCGTCGCTCCCATTAGTATCAAAGGTTGGCCTCAACACGTATTCAATTGAAACTCATCATGTTTTTTCTAGAAAACTACTAAGCAGGATCATCCCAACCAATATTGGTACGAGTGTTGCCACACTTTCAAATCAAGTCGGCAATATTGCTTATATAACCTCGCTAACTAACAAATCAATTTCGGACGCAGGACCATCGCTTTATCTGCCAGAAGTATCCGAGGAAGAACTTAATAAACAATATATCCCGACAGATAAAAATTTGTGGTCACCCGATTTTGAATCATATTCAAAGTTTATTGTTTCAAGAAATAAACTAATTCAAGATGGAGTAACGAAGTTTTTATCAAGTTTTTACCCTGATTTTGCTGCTGAAACAGAAACAGATAACAGCAGTACATTTCTTAAAATACAAAATTTTGAATATAAAATAAGGAAAATAATTTCAAAAATTTATTTAAAAACAGACTTTACGTTAAAAAAATTTTTCAGCGAACAAATATATGACAAAGTAATACTAAGAATAAATCTATTAAAGAAGAAAAATCCGAGTAACGACTTCGATATTAACAATATTGAGTTTCTGGTAAAAAATCTAGAAATGACGGATTACCTAAGAATAATTACTTCAGACCACAATTGGCCATTTTTTTCGAAAGTATTTATGGACCCAAAAACTTTCAGAGAGCGATTTTCAAAAATCAACGACTTGCGAAACAGACTCGCACATCATAATGACCTAGATCTAATATTGCTTAAGGATGGCGAAGTTTCATTCTTGTGGTTTGATGCGATTTTTGACAAATTCAACAACTCTAAAGAAATACTAAACATACAAATTACTGCGAAGGATAATAATTTTAATAACGAAATTCTAAAAACACTACTTTCTAGCAAGTATACTGATTTGAAAAAAGAGTTAATTGCCCTTGATGACAAAATAAGTTTCCCACTTCAAGTTAATCAATTAGCATTCGCCTTTTCCCCTGCTCAATGGGGCATGTCTAGCAAAGACATAGCTCCAATTATTTTCTCCATCACTCTTGATAACACTAATAGTGAGAAACAAATTGTATTTGCAATTGAATTCACAGGAGTGTTTAAAACTCAATATCGGGAAACATTTTTTAACGACTTAAAAACATTGCCGGAATTCTCTGACATTTCGTTTTTTGAATTTGAACCTTCCAAATCATGGAAAAACAACTGGATCATCAAAAAAACATACAGCATCGACAATTTTTCTGAAAAAATCCCTCAAGACTATATAGAACTAAATACTCTTATTTATGATATAGGGAAAATTATTAGACGATACTCAACCCTAAAACATTTTAACTCCGAGATTAGTTTTTTTTAA
- a CDS encoding S1 RNA-binding domain-containing protein — translation MYKTASRYIQHHVENLNYNLNNKSHQRISRQIRDAYTLKNIVKGRLVDEVKGGYIIKILKCRTFCPYSEMYPNKLSTQILNNLENELHEYIIIDIETNSAVVSRKKAAQIQTWKEIHKSLLDGIFIPGIVKNVTEYGAFIDLGGVDGLLHFNNMNKNRSNGREFSANINQVVNVRVINIEQNSKHITLSMLI, via the coding sequence ATGTACAAAACAGCTTCTCGCTATATACAACATCACGTTGAAAATTTAAATTACAATTTAAACAACAAGTCACATCAGCGTATTTCTAGACAGATAAGAGATGCCTATACTTTAAAAAATATTGTAAAAGGGAGACTAGTTGACGAGGTAAAAGGTGGATATATAATAAAAATTTTAAAATGCCGAACATTTTGCCCCTATTCTGAGATGTACCCCAATAAATTATCCACCCAAATCTTAAATAATCTTGAAAATGAACTTCATGAATATATTATAATTGACATTGAAACAAATTCTGCTGTTGTTTCGCGCAAAAAAGCCGCACAAATTCAAACCTGGAAAGAAATTCACAAATCCTTATTGGACGGCATATTTATTCCAGGAATTGTAAAAAATGTAACTGAATATGGAGCTTTTATAGATCTTGGCGGCGTCGACGGCTTATTACATTTTAACAATATGAATAAAAACCGGAGTAATGGTAGAGAATTTTCAGCAAATATAAATCAAGTTGTAAATGTTCGAGTTATAAATATTGAACAAAATTCTAAGCACATAACTCTTTCAATGTTGATTTAA